A genomic stretch from Amycolatopsis sp. 195334CR includes:
- a CDS encoding serine/threonine-protein kinase has protein sequence MEPGEVIAERYRLVSLIGRGAMGAVWLAHDDRLDRRVAVKQLLVDGEDAVARALREGRNAGRLRHPHAVAVFDVAEHDGRPCLVMEYLPSTSLAATAGLRPREVAAIGAQLASALAAAHAAGIVHRDIKPDNVLIAVDGTAKITDFGISRAEGEAAVTATGVLAGTPAYLAPEVARGREADKRSDVFSLGATLYAVLEGTPPFGVEDNAIAMLHKVAGGTITPPRRSGELAGALRWLLHEDPAARPSMAAAQEALAAAAEGREMAPPSPTLLLPTRRGPSRRTILVGAGGAVLVAAGVLAGSLLTSPDSTGSAAPPATSSSAAEPPACTARFTVGGSWPDGYQSAVTVRNEGTRTITGWQLSWTMPDGHRVANLWGGQFTQTGSAVAVTNADYNVTIPAGGSVEVGMTVAASTETRDAPEVRCTED, from the coding sequence GTGGAACCAGGTGAGGTGATCGCGGAGCGCTACCGGCTCGTCTCGCTGATCGGGCGCGGCGCGATGGGCGCCGTCTGGCTGGCGCACGACGACCGGCTGGACCGCCGGGTGGCGGTGAAGCAGCTGCTGGTGGACGGCGAGGACGCGGTCGCGCGGGCGCTGCGCGAGGGCCGCAACGCCGGGCGCCTGCGTCATCCCCACGCGGTCGCGGTGTTCGACGTCGCCGAGCACGACGGCAGGCCGTGCCTGGTCATGGAGTACCTGCCGTCGACGAGCCTGGCCGCCACCGCAGGACTGCGTCCGCGCGAGGTGGCCGCGATCGGCGCGCAGCTGGCCTCCGCGCTCGCCGCGGCGCACGCGGCCGGCATCGTGCACCGCGACATCAAGCCGGACAACGTCCTGATCGCGGTGGACGGCACGGCGAAGATCACCGACTTCGGCATCTCCCGCGCCGAGGGCGAGGCCGCGGTGACCGCGACCGGCGTGCTGGCCGGCACGCCCGCGTACCTGGCGCCGGAGGTGGCCCGCGGCCGCGAAGCCGACAAGCGGTCCGACGTGTTCTCGCTCGGCGCCACGCTTTACGCCGTGCTCGAAGGAACTCCGCCGTTCGGCGTCGAGGACAACGCGATCGCGATGCTGCACAAGGTCGCCGGTGGCACGATCACCCCGCCCCGGCGGTCCGGGGAGCTGGCCGGTGCGTTGCGCTGGCTGCTGCACGAGGACCCGGCGGCACGGCCGTCGATGGCCGCCGCCCAGGAGGCGCTGGCCGCGGCCGCCGAGGGCCGGGAGATGGCGCCGCCGTCACCGACGCTCCTGCTGCCCACCCGGCGCGGGCCCTCCCGCCGGACGATCCTGGTGGGGGCGGGCGGCGCGGTACTGGTGGCGGCCGGGGTGCTGGCCGGCTCGCTGCTCACCAGCCCGGACTCCACCGGATCGGCGGCCCCACCGGCGACTTCCTCCTCGGCGGCGGAACCGCCGGCCTGCACCGCGCGGTTCACCGTCGGCGGTTCCTGGCCGGACGGCTACCAGTCGGCGGTGACCGTCCGGAACGAGGGGACCCGCACCATCACCGGCTGGCAGCTGAGCTGGACGATGCCCGACGGGCACCGGGTCGCGAACCTGTGGGGCGGCCAGTTCACCCAGACCGGCTCGGCGGTGGCGGTGACCAACGCCGACTACAACGTCACGATCCCCGCGGGCGGGTCGGTGGAGGTGGGCATGACCGTGGCCGCCTCGACCGAGACCCGCGACGCGCCCGAGGTCCGCTGCACCGAGGATTGA
- a CDS encoding Rrf2 family transcriptional regulator: MGLSSRSAVAIHALTFLARWEDRSMTSAEIAESLAGNAVLVRRILGGLRDAGLVVATEGRGGGWTLARPPRQITLYDAYAAVEGGPVLSRHAHPPSDACEVGRHMQALVDTEFQNAERAMEERLGRTTIADLVQQVVAIERAR, from the coding sequence GTGGGACTCAGCAGCCGGAGCGCGGTCGCGATCCACGCGCTGACGTTCCTCGCGCGCTGGGAAGACCGCTCGATGACCTCGGCGGAGATCGCGGAGAGCCTGGCGGGGAACGCGGTGCTGGTGCGCCGCATCCTCGGCGGCCTGCGTGACGCCGGGCTGGTGGTGGCCACGGAAGGGCGTGGCGGCGGCTGGACCCTGGCGCGCCCGCCGCGGCAGATCACGCTCTACGACGCCTATGCCGCCGTCGAGGGCGGTCCGGTGCTGTCGCGGCACGCGCATCCGCCGAGCGACGCCTGCGAGGTCGGACGGCACATGCAGGCACTGGTGGACACGGAGTTCCAGAACGCGGAGCGCGCGATGGAGGAGCGGCTCGGCCGGACCACCATCGCGGACCTGGTCCAGCAGGTGGTCGCGATCGAGCGCGCGCGGTAA
- a CDS encoding MFS transporter codes for MTAIPAAAGTRSLLAVLLPSMLVTVIASDMVNLVLPSIGAEFGASEAELAWVVTGFLLVFAVGIPFYGRISDRIGLRRLFAFALLTYAVGSALSALAPDLLVLVLGRVVMGTGAAAIPVLSIVAVTRLMPADRRGTGIGVVSAAAGIGTAAGPALGGGIGQLLGWPALFWLMAGAAVVLLPAAWRVLPDDVPPGAEPFDLLGGVLLGLGAGAVLLGITQAQVAGFGAVLGCLAVAVPALVLFGWRTVRVPRPFVPPALFGNRVYRVAVVVAFLAMVVNLGGLVFVPLLVVEVEGLTPGEGALVMVPAGLAVAALSPVIGRLADRIGTRPLVLSGLAVMGLFAVFLAVFANSVVLAGVGVLGLGAGFIFVLTPIISAAASALPAEQTGIGLGILQGAQFLGAGTGPALFGALVTANGGGRAAYSVAFAVMAAVVALAFAFAWRMRAGLPGSG; via the coding sequence ATGACAGCCATTCCGGCCGCGGCCGGTACGCGAAGCCTGCTGGCGGTGCTGCTGCCGTCGATGCTCGTCACGGTCATCGCCAGCGACATGGTCAACCTCGTGCTGCCGTCGATCGGCGCGGAGTTCGGCGCCTCGGAGGCCGAGTTGGCCTGGGTGGTCACCGGGTTCCTGCTGGTGTTCGCGGTCGGGATCCCGTTCTACGGCCGGATTTCCGACCGGATCGGCCTGCGGCGCCTGTTCGCCTTCGCGCTGCTGACCTACGCGGTGGGGAGTGCGCTCAGCGCGCTCGCCCCGGATCTGCTGGTCCTGGTGCTGGGGCGGGTGGTGATGGGAACGGGCGCGGCCGCGATCCCGGTGCTCTCGATCGTCGCGGTGACCAGGCTGATGCCCGCCGACCGGCGGGGGACGGGCATCGGCGTGGTCTCCGCGGCGGCCGGGATCGGCACCGCGGCCGGACCGGCGCTCGGCGGCGGGATCGGGCAACTGCTCGGCTGGCCCGCGTTGTTCTGGCTGATGGCCGGGGCGGCGGTGGTCCTGCTGCCCGCGGCCTGGCGGGTCCTGCCGGACGACGTGCCGCCGGGCGCGGAACCGTTCGACCTGCTCGGGGGTGTCCTGCTGGGACTGGGCGCCGGTGCCGTCCTGCTGGGCATCACGCAGGCGCAGGTGGCCGGGTTCGGCGCGGTGCTGGGGTGCCTCGCGGTGGCGGTGCCGGCGCTGGTGCTCTTCGGGTGGCGCACGGTTCGCGTGCCGCGGCCGTTCGTGCCACCGGCGTTGTTCGGCAACCGCGTTTACCGGGTCGCGGTGGTGGTCGCGTTCCTGGCGATGGTGGTGAATCTGGGCGGGCTGGTCTTCGTGCCGCTGCTCGTGGTCGAGGTCGAGGGGCTGACGCCGGGGGAGGGCGCGCTGGTGATGGTTCCGGCCGGGCTCGCGGTGGCCGCGCTGTCGCCGGTGATCGGCCGCCTCGCCGACCGGATCGGCACCCGGCCGCTGGTGTTGTCCGGGCTGGCGGTGATGGGGTTGTTCGCGGTGTTCCTGGCGGTTTTCGCGAATTCGGTGGTGCTCGCCGGCGTGGGCGTGCTCGGGCTCGGCGCGGGGTTCATTTTTGTGCTGACCCCGATCATCAGCGCCGCGGCGAGTGCTTTGCCCGCCGAGCAGACCGGGATCGGCCTGGGAATTCTGCAGGGCGCGCAATTCCTCGGCGCGGGCACCGGTCCGGCGTTGTTCGGCGCGCTGGTGACGGCGAATGGTGGTGGCCGTGCCGCGTACTCGGTGGCGTTCGCGGTGATGGCGGCGGTCGTGGCGCTCGCTTTTGCCTTCGCCTGGCGAATGCGGGCCGGTCTCCCCGGATCGGGGTAG
- a CDS encoding choice-of-anchor A family protein produces the protein MRVRRFASISAGAAAAVCVVAAVVVAPGAIAAPLPGGLGPCVGDACPGKYPPVNNGGFAGRDNGINVYVGGGFQVRGSAAEAEGRVVVLGDFDQAKAAGASSVYNVGIAGVGSRVPPPDGADFLTTGGGVSVAAGQRLLADGGVVRHAGALTGTVTGRLEQDPDAAKPYLGLRADLAAASQCYAHAEPDPRPATGTARNQGYRTLFTGDGQSALQVFTVDFDLTAAGGGMQGIEFEGIPAGATVLVNLLGGARTINTYTGDLDDRDPLNQLRERLLWNFPDATQVKIAGGAQFQGSVLVGNPESLTTVTASGVNGRFFTTGSLLHTSEATGGGGQEFHAYPFTGDLPDCDPTEPPTTTTDPTTTTTDPTTTDPTTTTDPTTTTTDPTTTTDPTTTTTDPTTTTTDPTTTTTEPTTTTEPTTTTTDPTTTTTEPTTTTTDPTTTTTEPTTTDPTTTEPTTTTGPTTTDPTTPTSIGPTTTKPTGPTTHPTGTVTTKPVTSSKTPAAVHSNGPLASTGIDVRAPLLLGAGLLLAGIVLVTIAIRRKRNG, from the coding sequence ATGCGTGTTCGGCGTTTTGCCTCGATTTCCGCCGGTGCGGCCGCCGCGGTTTGTGTGGTGGCGGCCGTGGTGGTCGCCCCCGGTGCGATCGCGGCACCGTTGCCCGGCGGGCTCGGGCCCTGTGTGGGGGACGCCTGTCCCGGGAAGTACCCGCCGGTCAACAACGGCGGGTTCGCCGGGCGCGACAACGGGATCAACGTCTACGTCGGCGGCGGGTTCCAGGTGCGCGGCTCGGCGGCGGAGGCCGAGGGCCGGGTGGTCGTGCTCGGGGACTTCGACCAGGCGAAGGCGGCCGGAGCGTCCTCTGTGTACAACGTCGGCATCGCCGGGGTGGGGTCCAGGGTGCCGCCGCCGGACGGCGCGGACTTCCTGACCACCGGTGGTGGCGTGAGCGTGGCCGCGGGCCAGCGGTTGCTCGCCGACGGCGGGGTGGTCCGGCACGCGGGCGCGCTGACCGGCACGGTGACCGGGCGGCTGGAGCAGGACCCGGACGCGGCCAAGCCGTACCTCGGCCTGCGGGCGGACCTGGCGGCGGCGAGCCAGTGCTACGCCCACGCGGAACCCGACCCTCGGCCCGCCACCGGCACCGCGCGGAACCAGGGGTACCGCACGCTGTTCACCGGGGACGGGCAGTCGGCGCTGCAGGTGTTCACTGTGGACTTCGACCTGACCGCGGCCGGTGGCGGGATGCAGGGGATCGAGTTCGAAGGCATCCCGGCCGGGGCGACCGTGCTGGTCAACCTGCTCGGCGGGGCCAGGACGATCAACACCTACACCGGTGACCTCGATGACCGGGATCCGCTGAACCAGCTGCGGGAGCGGCTGCTGTGGAACTTCCCGGACGCCACGCAGGTGAAGATCGCCGGGGGCGCGCAGTTCCAGGGGAGCGTGCTGGTCGGGAATCCGGAGAGCCTGACCACGGTCACGGCGTCCGGGGTGAACGGCCGCTTCTTCACCACCGGCTCGCTCCTGCACACTTCCGAGGCGACGGGCGGGGGTGGTCAGGAGTTCCATGCCTACCCCTTCACCGGCGACCTCCCCGACTGCGACCCCACCGAGCCCCCCACCACCACGACCGACCCCACGACCACCACAACCGACCCGACCACGACCGACCCCACCACGACCACTGACCCCACCACGACGACCACCGACCCGACGACCACCACCGACCCGACGACGACCACCACCGACCCGACGACCACCACCACCGACCCGACCACGACGACCACCGAGCCGACCACGACGACCGAACCCACCACGACCACCACGGACCCGACCACCACAACCACCGAGCCCACGACCACCACCACGGACCCGACGACCACGACCACCGAGCCCACCACCACCGACCCCACGACCACCGAGCCGACCACCACCACGGGCCCCACGACGACGGACCCGACCACCCCCACCAGCATCGGGCCGACCACGACCAAACCGACCGGCCCCACCACCCACCCGACCGGCACCGTGACCACCAAGCCGGTCACCTCGAGCAAAACCCCCGCCGCGGTCCATTCCAACGGCCCCCTGGCGTCCACCGGCATCGACGTCCGTGCCCCACTACTCCTCGGCGCGGGCCTGCTCCTGGCGGGCATCGTGCTGGTGACCATCGCGATCCGCCGCAAGCGGAACGGGTGA
- a CDS encoding TetR/AcrR family transcriptional regulator: MPKIVDAETRRTAVAEAVFRVVAARGLPQASLRNVAAQAGLATGSVRHYFTGSEEMIEFALEVFIERISARVLAKVDLAKSAPSPEARLAAVEDLLAELLPADEERHTEAVVWLAFADAARTSPRLRPQLRKLYDGTRWLMRRVLEGSARHGGLRDGLDLDLEVERLGALIDGLLTDGVVQPDRMTPELMHAVLRAHLRSLADH, encoded by the coding sequence GTGCCGAAGATCGTCGATGCCGAAACCCGGCGGACCGCCGTCGCCGAAGCGGTGTTCCGGGTGGTCGCCGCGCGCGGACTGCCCCAGGCCTCCCTGCGCAACGTCGCCGCCCAGGCCGGGCTCGCCACCGGCTCGGTCCGGCACTACTTCACCGGCAGCGAGGAGATGATCGAGTTCGCGCTGGAGGTCTTCATCGAGCGGATCTCCGCCCGTGTGCTGGCCAAGGTCGATCTGGCCAAGAGCGCGCCCTCCCCCGAAGCGCGCCTGGCCGCGGTCGAGGACCTGCTCGCCGAACTACTGCCCGCGGACGAGGAGCGGCACACCGAGGCCGTCGTCTGGCTCGCCTTCGCCGACGCCGCGCGGACGAGCCCGCGCCTGCGCCCGCAGCTGCGCAAGCTCTACGACGGCACGCGGTGGCTGATGCGCCGCGTGCTCGAAGGCTCCGCCCGGCACGGCGGCCTGCGCGACGGCCTCGACCTGGACCTGGAGGTCGAACGGCTCGGCGCGCTCATCGACGGCCTGCTCACCGACGGAGTGGTCCAGCCGGACCGGATGACGCCGGAGCTGATGCACGCCGTGCTGCGCGCGCACCTCCGGAGCCTCGCGGATCACTGA
- a CDS encoding DUF1453 domain-containing protein yields the protein MPGWLTVVLVVAGIGYTIARRAIGEPLAARDLFAAPLILVALGVHRVAEHGHLAVADWFWLACTTAVGLAFGVLRGTTVRLLVKDGVLWQRYPAKAYLVWVLSLAGNGALGFVALSAGMAGDLRSVPLSMGVGLLGEALAIGARGLAAGVPFAPSGTGHPGLLAARASRPAELPDAPTLRRSLVTLSGGAR from the coding sequence TTGCCTGGATGGCTGACCGTCGTACTGGTGGTCGCGGGAATCGGCTACACCATCGCCCGGCGCGCGATCGGCGAACCGCTCGCCGCGCGCGACCTGTTCGCCGCGCCGCTGATCCTGGTGGCGCTCGGCGTGCACCGGGTCGCCGAGCACGGGCACCTCGCCGTCGCCGACTGGTTCTGGCTCGCCTGCACCACCGCGGTGGGCCTCGCCTTCGGCGTGCTGCGCGGCACGACGGTGCGGTTGCTGGTCAAGGACGGCGTGCTCTGGCAGCGCTACCCCGCGAAGGCGTACCTGGTCTGGGTGCTGTCGCTGGCGGGCAACGGCGCGCTCGGTTTCGTGGCGCTGTCCGCCGGGATGGCGGGCGACCTCCGGTCGGTTCCGTTGTCCATGGGTGTCGGCCTGCTGGGGGAGGCGCTGGCGATCGGCGCGCGGGGGCTGGCCGCCGGCGTGCCGTTCGCGCCCAGCGGCACCGGTCATCCCGGGCTGCTGGCGGCCCGCGCCTCGCGACCGGCCGAACTGCCCGACGCGCCCACCCTGCGGCGGTCGTTGGTGACCCTGTCCGGTGGGGCGCGCTGA
- a CDS encoding MarR family transcriptional regulator, protein MAEPAEPRSADFLSFVEVALDRTQERLPGTDRAAMAMVLLTHRVANALVYDLESTVHRPAGWSWSAFRLLFTLWVSGPQEPSRAAELTGMSRAAVSSLAKTLTASGLLDRVPGERDRRAVLLGLTDVGRERLEEAFQRHNHRETSWAGLLEPAELEALNRILTKLATAAHSEDWVNLRF, encoded by the coding sequence GTGGCAGAGCCCGCCGAACCCAGGTCAGCCGACTTCCTGTCCTTTGTGGAGGTCGCACTCGACCGGACGCAGGAACGGCTGCCCGGCACCGACCGGGCGGCGATGGCCATGGTGCTGCTGACCCACCGGGTGGCGAACGCGCTCGTCTACGACCTGGAGTCGACCGTGCACCGCCCGGCCGGGTGGAGCTGGTCGGCCTTCCGGCTGCTGTTCACGCTGTGGGTGTCCGGGCCGCAGGAACCCAGCCGCGCCGCCGAGCTGACCGGGATGAGCCGGGCCGCGGTGTCCAGCCTCGCCAAGACGCTTACCGCCTCCGGCCTGCTCGACCGCGTACCCGGCGAGCGTGACCGGCGGGCTGTGCTGCTCGGCCTCACCGACGTCGGCCGGGAGCGGCTGGAAGAGGCCTTTCAGCGGCACAACCACCGCGAGACCTCCTGGGCCGGGCTGCTCGAACCCGCCGAGCTGGAGGCGCTGAACCGCATCCTCACCAAGCTCGCCACGGCCGCGCACAGCGAGGACTGGGTCAACCTGCGCTTCTGA
- a CDS encoding MFS transporter, which produces MTQLRRVVGASLVGTTIEWYDFFIYASAAGLVFGTQFFPALDDTAALLASFATLGVSFVARPIGGVVAGHLGDRYGRKAVLVATLLLMGVSTVGVGLLPPYGSIGVAAPVLLVVLRLLQGLSAGGEWGGAALMSVEHAPPGRRGFFGSFPQIGVPIGLLLANLVFFAVSSFTTAEQFQAWGWRIPFLLSVVLIAVGFFVRARVSESPVFTELRDRRQRRSAPLPELFRTNRRELVVAIGLFIANNMVGYILIAFINSYGTRTLGLPSSSMLLVGMVGAVAWGVFTLLAGRWSDTWGRRRTYLVGTLAMAAWTFPFFLLFDTRSMPLMLLSVVVLAFGLGLTYGPQAATYAELFPASVRYSGVSFAYAFGAILGGGFAPLVGTWLIGVTGTSLSVSGYMLLACLITFAAVLALRERPAPEREAFVLATG; this is translated from the coding sequence ATGACGCAACTGCGGCGCGTGGTCGGCGCGAGCCTGGTCGGCACCACCATCGAGTGGTACGACTTCTTCATCTACGCCTCGGCCGCCGGGCTGGTGTTCGGCACGCAGTTCTTCCCCGCGCTGGACGACACGGCGGCACTGCTGGCCTCGTTCGCCACGCTCGGCGTGAGCTTCGTGGCGCGGCCGATCGGCGGGGTCGTCGCCGGGCACCTCGGCGACCGCTACGGGCGCAAGGCCGTGCTGGTGGCCACGCTGCTGCTGATGGGCGTGTCCACGGTCGGCGTCGGGCTGCTGCCGCCGTACGGTTCGATCGGCGTGGCCGCGCCCGTGCTGCTGGTCGTTCTCCGCCTGCTGCAAGGACTTTCCGCCGGTGGGGAATGGGGCGGGGCCGCGCTGATGTCGGTGGAGCACGCGCCGCCGGGGCGCCGCGGGTTCTTCGGCTCGTTCCCGCAGATCGGCGTGCCGATCGGGCTGCTGCTGGCGAACCTGGTGTTCTTCGCGGTGTCCTCGTTCACCACCGCCGAGCAGTTCCAGGCATGGGGCTGGCGCATCCCGTTCCTGCTCTCGGTGGTGCTGATCGCGGTCGGGTTCTTCGTGCGCGCCAGGGTTTCCGAGAGCCCGGTGTTCACCGAACTGCGGGACCGGCGGCAGCGGCGGTCGGCGCCGCTGCCGGAGTTGTTCCGCACGAACCGGCGTGAGCTGGTCGTCGCGATCGGGCTGTTCATCGCCAACAACATGGTCGGCTACATCCTGATCGCGTTCATCAACTCCTACGGCACGCGCACGCTGGGCCTGCCGAGCTCGTCGATGCTGCTGGTCGGCATGGTGGGCGCGGTAGCGTGGGGCGTGTTCACCCTGCTCGCCGGACGGTGGTCCGACACCTGGGGCCGCCGCCGCACCTACCTCGTCGGCACGCTCGCGATGGCGGCGTGGACCTTCCCGTTCTTCCTGCTCTTCGACACCCGGTCGATGCCGCTGATGCTGCTTTCGGTGGTCGTGCTCGCGTTCGGGCTCGGGCTGACCTACGGCCCGCAGGCCGCCACCTACGCCGAACTGTTCCCGGCTTCCGTGCGCTACAGCGGGGTTTCCTTCGCCTACGCGTTCGGTGCCATCCTCGGCGGCGGCTTCGCGCCGCTGGTCGGAACCTGGCTGATCGGCGTCACCGGCACTTCTTTGTCGGTGTCGGGGTACATGCTGCTCGCGTGCCTGATCACCTTCGCCGCCGTACTCGCCCTGCGCGAGCGCCCCGCCCCCGAGCGCGAGGCGTTCGTGCTGGCGACCGGCTGA
- a CDS encoding MBL fold metallo-hydrolase: MAKPFASSADTTAKEQTLEVLADGVYALTAEGDPNIGAIEGEDFLVCFEALATPVAARKWLAKLREHTDKPVRYLVLSHYHAVRVLGASAFDAETIVAHETTAALIAERGKQDWESEFARMPRLAEAAESVPGLTWPTLTFADRLTIDLGGDRGELVLRWHGRGHTEGDITAWLPRRKILFAGDLVEAEAALYTGDAFHRDWATGTLDAVKALGAEQLVGGRGAVSRGREAVDAAIEQTRGFLEVMIREVGAVQERGGTLKEAFEATHAALVDDYGHWPIFEHCLPFDVSRLWDELSGIERPVIWTAERDREVWAQLQG, encoded by the coding sequence ATGGCCAAGCCGTTCGCATCCTCCGCCGACACCACCGCCAAGGAGCAGACCCTGGAGGTGCTCGCCGACGGGGTCTACGCCCTGACCGCCGAGGGCGACCCGAACATCGGGGCGATCGAGGGCGAGGACTTCCTCGTCTGCTTCGAAGCACTCGCCACGCCCGTCGCCGCGCGCAAGTGGCTGGCGAAACTGCGCGAGCACACCGACAAGCCGGTGCGCTACCTGGTCCTTTCGCACTACCACGCGGTGCGCGTACTGGGCGCCAGCGCGTTCGACGCCGAGACGATCGTCGCGCACGAGACCACCGCCGCGCTCATCGCCGAACGCGGGAAACAGGACTGGGAAAGCGAATTCGCCCGCATGCCGCGGCTGGCCGAGGCCGCCGAGTCGGTGCCCGGCCTCACCTGGCCCACGCTCACCTTCGCCGACCGCCTCACCATCGACCTCGGTGGCGACCGCGGCGAGCTGGTGCTGCGGTGGCATGGGCGAGGGCACACCGAGGGCGACATCACCGCCTGGCTGCCGCGGCGGAAGATCCTGTTCGCCGGCGACCTCGTGGAGGCCGAGGCGGCGCTGTACACGGGTGACGCCTTCCACCGCGACTGGGCCACCGGCACGCTGGACGCGGTGAAGGCACTCGGCGCGGAGCAACTGGTCGGCGGGCGCGGCGCGGTCAGCCGCGGCCGCGAGGCCGTGGACGCCGCGATCGAGCAGACCCGCGGCTTCCTGGAGGTGATGATCCGCGAGGTCGGTGCCGTGCAAGAGCGCGGTGGCACGCTCAAGGAGGCCTTCGAAGCCACGCACGCGGCGCTGGTGGACGACTACGGCCACTGGCCGATCTTCGAGCACTGCCTGCCGTTCGACGTCTCGCGTCTGTGGGACGAGCTGTCCGGTATCGAGCGGCCGGTCATCTGGACCGCCGAACGGGACCGGGAGGTGTGGGCGCAACTGCAGGGCTGA
- a CDS encoding FAD-dependent monooxygenase, with protein sequence MAGPWPLEPVLVVGAGPVGQTTALLLARWGVPSIVLDRRAARDAVGSKAICQQRDVLDIWEAVGAGRRIAAEGLTWTTARTFHGEAELFSYTFAEPGAPVFPPFVNLSQTRTEEILDERIAEEPLVDLRWGHEVTGIRQDDGGVTVRVGGRELRGSYLVVCAGARGDELRRQLGVRFEGQSFDDRFLICDIRADLPGWATERRFYFDPAWNPGRQVLIHPCPESTFRIDWQVPADYDLEAEAGSGALDARIRQIIGDRDYEIVWKSVYRFHSRVADRLRRGRVLLAGDAAHLVSPFGARGLNSGVGDAENAAWKLAYAGRGWATEDLLETYHDERHAAARENIEVTTATMDFLVPPDETRARRRSAVLARAAADPEARAQVDSGRLAEPFWYVDSPLTTPDPRRPFDGRPPRGGVPRAGPGVLLPDAPVVVPGAGPTRARALARDGFLVLTTVEVDSPVRVLKLAEIDPDGALTAALGARPGEIWLVRPDAHIAAVLTDPAELTVALDRATCRYSGPVSRTEPV encoded by the coding sequence GTGGCCGGACCGTGGCCGCTGGAGCCGGTTCTCGTCGTGGGCGCGGGACCGGTCGGCCAGACCACCGCCCTGCTGCTCGCGCGGTGGGGTGTGCCCTCGATCGTGCTCGACCGGCGCGCCGCCCGGGACGCGGTCGGCTCCAAGGCGATTTGCCAGCAGCGCGACGTGCTCGACATCTGGGAGGCGGTCGGCGCGGGCCGCCGGATCGCCGCCGAGGGCCTCACCTGGACCACTGCGCGCACCTTCCACGGCGAGGCCGAGCTGTTCAGCTACACCTTCGCCGAGCCGGGCGCGCCGGTGTTCCCGCCGTTCGTAAACCTGTCGCAGACCCGGACCGAGGAGATCCTCGACGAGCGGATCGCCGAGGAGCCGCTGGTGGACCTGCGCTGGGGCCACGAGGTCACCGGCATCCGCCAGGACGACGGCGGGGTGACCGTGCGGGTGGGGGGCCGCGAGCTGCGCGGGTCCTACCTGGTCGTGTGCGCCGGGGCCCGTGGTGACGAACTGCGCCGCCAGCTCGGGGTGCGCTTCGAGGGGCAGTCCTTCGACGACCGGTTCCTGATCTGCGACATCCGCGCCGACCTGCCCGGCTGGGCCACCGAACGGCGGTTCTACTTCGACCCCGCGTGGAACCCCGGCCGCCAGGTGCTCATCCACCCGTGCCCGGAGTCGACCTTCCGCATCGACTGGCAGGTCCCGGCGGACTACGACCTCGAAGCCGAGGCGGGCTCCGGCGCGCTGGACGCGCGGATCCGGCAGATCATCGGTGACCGCGACTACGAGATCGTCTGGAAATCGGTCTACCGCTTCCACTCCCGGGTGGCCGACCGCCTGCGCCGCGGCCGGGTACTGCTCGCCGGGGACGCGGCGCACCTGGTCTCGCCGTTCGGCGCGCGCGGCCTGAACTCCGGGGTCGGCGACGCGGAGAACGCGGCGTGGAAGCTCGCCTACGCCGGCCGCGGCTGGGCCACGGAGGACCTGCTGGAGACCTACCACGACGAACGGCACGCGGCAGCACGCGAGAACATCGAGGTCACCACAGCGACCATGGATTTCCTGGTGCCACCGGACGAAACCCGGGCGCGGCGGCGGAGCGCGGTGCTGGCGCGGGCGGCCGCCGACCCGGAAGCGCGGGCGCAGGTGGATTCCGGACGGCTGGCCGAGCCGTTCTGGTACGTCGATTCCCCGTTGACCACACCGGATCCACGACGCCCCTTCGACGGCCGTCCACCCCGCGGCGGGGTGCCGCGGGCCGGGCCGGGCGTGTTGCTGCCGGACGCGCCGGTGGTCGTGCCCGGAGCCGGGCCGACGCGGGCACGGGCGCTCGCGCGGGACGGTTTCCTGGTGCTGACCACCGTCGAGGTGGACAGCCCGGTGCGCGTGCTCAAGCTCGCCGAAATCGATCCGGACGGTGCGCTGACGGCCGCGCTCGGCGCCCGGCCGGGGGAAATCTGGCTGGTCCGGCCGGACGCGCACATCGCCGCGGTGCTCACCGACCCGGCGGAGCTCACGGTGGCGCTGGACCGCGCCACCTGCCGATACAGTGGACCCGTGTCCAGGACGGAGCCGGTATGA